GTGCGGATCGAGCGGCATGCGAACCAGCTTTCGCGGCAACTGAAGCTCCTCCGCGACAAGCTGTTTCCGCCGCTTTCACAGAAGACGCTGCGTACCTTCTCTTCCGGCGAAGCCGCCCAGATGATCGGCGTATCCGATGGCTATCTTCGTCAGCTTTCGCTGGATGGCAAGGGTCCGCAGCCGGAACTTTCTCAAAATGGCCGGCGCTCCTACACGCTTGGTCAGATCAATGAATTGCGGCATTACATGGCGAAGCTCAAGCCGAAGGATGCTCTCTCCTATCTTCCTTGGCGGCGCCCCGGCGAAAAGCTGCAGACGGTTGCCGTCACCAACTTCAAGGGCGGTTCGGCCAAGACCACGACGACACTTTATCTGGCGCAGCATCTGGCGCTGGAGGGGTACCGGGTGCTCGCCATCGATCTCGATCCGCAGGCCTCGCTCTCCTCGATGCTCGGCGTTCAGCCCGAATTCGATCTCTCCGACGGTGATACGCTCTATGGCGCCATCCGCTATGATGCAGGCCGCAAGCCGCTGAAGGACATCGTCCGCAAGACCTATTTCGACGGGCTCGATCTGGTGCCGGGCAATCTTGAACTGATGGAATTCGAGCATGAGACGCCGCGAGCGCTCAATGATCGCCAGAAGCCGGCTGAGCTGTTCTTCCGCCGCGTCGGCGTCGCCATTGCAGAAGTCGAGGCCAACTACGACGTCGTGGTGATCGACTGCCCGCCGCAGCTCGGCTACCTCACGCTCGGTGCCGTCTGTGCCGCAACATCGTTGCTGATCACCGTCCATCCGCAGATGGTTGACGTCGCCTCCATGTCGCAATTTTTGCTGATGACCTCGGATCTGCTCTCCGTCGTGCGCAAGGCCGGCGGCGATCTCCAGCATGACTTCATCAAATATATCGTCACGCGTCATGAACCCTTCGATGCGCCGCAATCGCAGATCGTCGCGCTGCTGCGCAGCTTGTTCGGTGACGACGTGTTGACGGCGACCATTCTGAAATCGACGGCAATCGCCGATGCCGGTCTGACCAAGCAGACGCTCTATGAGATCGAGAAGGGGCAGGTGCGCCGCTCGACCTATGACCGGGCGCTGGAATCGGTCAATGCCGCCAACGGCGAAGTTCTTGCCGGCATTCACAAAGCCTGGGGCCGGACATGAGCAGACGCGATCGCCTGAAAGGTCTCTTCGACGATACGGCACAGGAGTTGGCCGCGGCCAACTATGAGGAACCTTCTTCTCGGGGGGCCGCCGGTCCGGTTCGGACGATGGCGCTGACCCTTGGCCGCATGGAGGAAGAGAGCAGGGCGATGCAGGAGGCCTTGCTCTCCGGCGAACGCATCGTCGAACTCGATCCCGATCTGATCGATTCCTCCTTCGTCCGCGACCGCCTTTCCGATCAACCGCTCGATATGGAAGACGAGTTGGTGCAGTCGATTGCCGAAAATGGTCAGGAAGTGCCGGTCCTCGTCCGTCGCCATCCCGATGACGAGAACCGGTATCAGATCGCTTACGGCCATCGACGCTTGCAGGCCGTCCGGCTGCTCGGGCGCAAGGTGCAGGCGATTGTCCGCAAGCTCGACGATACCGACGTCGTCATCGCCCAGGGCATCGAAAACTCGGCGCGTCGGAACCTTTCCTATATCGAACGAGCCGTCTTTGCACTCAATCTGGAACTCAAGGGTTTTGAGCGGCCCGTTATCATGAAGGCGCTGTCGACCGACAAGACGGAGCTGTCGAAGCTGATATCTGTCGCCAAAGCCATCCCGGCAGATATCGTCAGCACGGTCGGAGCCGCGCCCGGGATCGGGCGACGCAAATGGATGGCGCTCGCCCAAGACTGGAACGGGGGGACGGCCACGCGCCTTGCAAAGCTCGTCGCCTCTGAACGTTTCATGGCGGAAGAGAGTGACAGCCGGTTCGAACTTCTGGTCGCGGAACTCGCCAGGAAAGAGGCGAAGCCCGAAGCCACGGAATATGACTGGAAGCCGAAGAGCGGCGGCAAGATTGCCGGCCGAATCAAAAGCGCCGGCAATTCCTTCACGATCGCGCTGAAGACCGGCGATGCGCCGGATTTCGGCGCTTACATTTCACGCCGTCTCGATGAGCTTTACGAAGCCTATCGGGCCGGCAAGTTGCAAGCAGGAGAGTAGGCCGCAAAAGAAAAAAGCCTCCGAACGTTGCCGTCGCGGAAGCCTTTCTCATATCTGGACAATCTGAGAATCGCACTTCCTCGAATCGCTGTCAAGCTTCTTCGGCATCCTTTTGGGTGGTCAGATTTCTTTTGCCTTGAAAAAAGGTGAGGGACATGGAGCCTCAATATGTATCGACGCCATTTGGGCGGCGATCGATGACGCTTGGCATGCTGGCAAGTCAGGAAAACGCCAGCAAGGTCAATCCGGATGCATCGGTCGACAAGTGGAAGATCTTTCGCGCGCTCTGCGAAGCAAAGGAGATGGTCGGCGTATCCGACCGCGCCTTGGCTGTTCTCAATGCGCTTTTGACCTTCTACCCGAAGAACGAGATTGCCGAGGCCAACGGCTTCGTCGTCTTTCCCTCGAATGAACAGCTGTCGCTGCGCACGCACGGTATGGCCGGCACGACGCTGCGACGGAACCTGGCGATGCTGGTGGAGGCCGGGCTGATCATCCGACGGGATAGTCCGAATGGGAAACGTTTTGCCCGCCGGAATGGCGAGGGCGGACTTGGAGAGGCCTTTGGCTTCAGCCTGGCGCCGCTTCTTGCGCGCGCCCAGGAGATCGAGGCACAGGCGGCCCAGGTGATTGCCGGCAAGCTCGAATGGAAGCGCCTGAGAGAGCGCCTGACGCTTTGCCGGCGCGACATAGCCAAGCTCATCGAAATCGCGCTGGAAGAGGAAATTGCCGGCGAATGGATCGAGATGCAGAAGCATTTCAATCTTCTTTCGGCAAGCCTGCCGCGCCGCCCGTCGGCCGCTGAAATGGAAAGCCTGCTGGCGGATCTCGAAGCATTTCGGGAAATGATCGTCAAGACGCTGGAATTGAAGACGAAAACACAAAAAACAGACGCCAATGACAGCCAAAACGGTCAGCACATACATAATTCAAACCCACACCCCTTATCTGAACTTGAACCAGGCTTCGAAACGAAGCAGGGCGCAAAGCCGGAGGAAGAACCGCAGCGGTGGCGTGAGCCGCCGAAATCCTTCCCCCTTGCCATGGTGCTACAGGCCTGCCCCGAGGTCGTGGCGTATGGGCCGGGCGGTAGGATCGGCAATTGGCGGGATCTGATGACGGCGGCCGTGATCATACGTTCGACTCTTGGCGTCAGCCCCAGTGCCTATCAGGAAGCCTGCGACATTATGGGGCCTGAAAATGCCGCTACGGTGATCGCCTGTATCCTGGAAAGGGGCGGACATATCAACTCGGCAGGCGGCTACCTGCGTGACCTGACGCGGCGGGCGGAGCGCGGTGAGTTCTCGCTCGGGCCGATGCTGATGGCGCTGATGCGCGCAAATGGTCCAGCAGCGAGGAAAACCGGATGAACTGGCGCCAAAAAGCTTCGCGCCAGCTGCGGTGGCTAACGGGAAATGCAGGCAGGCGATCCACCATCGTTAACAGCTTCTCCCGCACTTCGTTGAGAATCGCCGTTGTTCATGTCATAGATGACGGAACAGAACTGCAGCTTTGCTTCCATTTGTGAAAAACCGTAAAGGTTAACAATGCGCTACGATATTGACGGTTCGATGCTGCAAAGCCTGCTTCCGTTCATCACGGCGGCGGAGGATGCGATGGCGCGGCTGGACGAGCGTGTGCTGCGCTCGTCGGTCGGTGAGGGTTTCGCCGAACGCAGCCATTTCTTCGATGCCGCCGGTGCGCTTTGGGTGGCTGGCGAACTCGTGCATGTCGAGGATCTCGTTCTGCACGATGCGCATATGGATAGCCGAGCGCCGAGCCACGAATTGACCATCGCTCATTCGGTGTTGCGGACGCGCCGTCGCATCTGGACCGGCGAACCCGCCTGGGCCCTTGGCGCCTCGGGACTCGCGACGCTGACGGCAACGCTCGGGGTAGGGGAGGGGAGCACACAGGAAACGAAGCGTCCCGACGCTGAAATCGAGACTGTCGAAGATGGCGAGGATGAGGATGGGCCGCTCGCTGCCGAACTGGCGGAAATCGACGCGCTTCTTGCACGCTCGCAGAAGCTTCTCGATATCCACACGGGAAAGGCCTCCGCAGGCGAGACGGCGGCTGTTCCCGCGACGCGGCGAAACGACGATCCGCTCGGCTTGCTCGGCGACGACGAATGGGACGAGGAACAGCGGCTTGCGGAGTGGCGGAGCGTCTTGCCGCTGGCAGAGGCATTGCCACCGGTTCTCGGCGCCGCCATTCTCTTCGAAGCCTGGGAGAAGATCGAGCCGTTGCGGCGTCAGCACTGGCTCGGTGGTCTCCTGGTCGCAAGCCATCTGCGCGCTCGCGGCAAGGTCACCTCGCATCTGTTTTCTTTTTTCGGCGGGCTGAAGCTGGTGCGGCATGAGCGCCGTCGGGCTCGCGACCGCGCCACGCGGCTGCAGGCTTTTCTGGAGGCGATGCATCTGGGTGCCGCGGCCGGCCTGAAGGAGATCGACCGATTGACGCTGGCGCGCACGCAAATGGAGCTGCGCTTTCGCGGTCGCCGCTCGAACAGCAGCCTGCCGGAGCTTGCCGACTTCATCCTGTCGCGGCCGATGGTTTCGGCGGCGATGATCGCCCGCCATCTGCGGATCACCCCGCGCGGCGCGCTGAACCTCGTCAACGACATCGGCATTCGTGAAATCACCGGCCGGGGCCGCTACCGCGCCTGGGGCATCATCTGATGCATGTCGCCCAAAAGTGTACATGCGGTTTTGGGACAACGACATGCATAAAACAAAAACGGCCGGACGTTGGCCCAGCCGTCTCCGTTAAGTGAGCACCCGATCCGCCATCCTGTCACAGACTGCAGACCAGGCGCTCTTGCGCTTCCTTTGCCCCCAGAAGCGCAGTCTTATTCCCGCTCGCCGGTGAAGTTGAGCAGAAGCTGGAAGATGTTGACGAAGTTCAGGTAGAGCGAGAGCGCACCGAAGACGGCGAGCTTCTGATTCGATTCCTGATCGTAGTTTTCCGAATATTGTTCCTTGATGTTCTGCGTGTCGTAGGCGGTGAGGCCGACGAAGACGACGATGCCGATCACCGAGATGGCGAACTGCAGTGCGGACGAGCCGAGGAAGATGTTGACGATGCCGGCGATGATAATGCCGAACAGGCCCATCATCAGGAACGAACCCATCTTGGAAAGGTCACGCTTC
The nucleotide sequence above comes from Rhizobium sp. Pop5. Encoded proteins:
- the repC gene encoding plasmid replication protein RepC is translated as MEPQYVSTPFGRRSMTLGMLASQENASKVNPDASVDKWKIFRALCEAKEMVGVSDRALAVLNALLTFYPKNEIAEANGFVVFPSNEQLSLRTHGMAGTTLRRNLAMLVEAGLIIRRDSPNGKRFARRNGEGGLGEAFGFSLAPLLARAQEIEAQAAQVIAGKLEWKRLRERLTLCRRDIAKLIEIALEEEIAGEWIEMQKHFNLLSASLPRRPSAAEMESLLADLEAFREMIVKTLELKTKTQKTDANDSQNGQHIHNSNPHPLSELEPGFETKQGAKPEEEPQRWREPPKSFPLAMVLQACPEVVAYGPGGRIGNWRDLMTAAVIIRSTLGVSPSAYQEACDIMGPENAATVIACILERGGHINSAGGYLRDLTRRAERGEFSLGPMLMALMRANGPAARKTG
- the repB gene encoding plasmid partitioning protein RepB; this translates as MSRRDRLKGLFDDTAQELAAANYEEPSSRGAAGPVRTMALTLGRMEEESRAMQEALLSGERIVELDPDLIDSSFVRDRLSDQPLDMEDELVQSIAENGQEVPVLVRRHPDDENRYQIAYGHRRLQAVRLLGRKVQAIVRKLDDTDVVIAQGIENSARRNLSYIERAVFALNLELKGFERPVIMKALSTDKTELSKLISVAKAIPADIVSTVGAAPGIGRRKWMALAQDWNGGTATRLAKLVASERFMAEESDSRFELLVAELARKEAKPEATEYDWKPKSGGKIAGRIKSAGNSFTIALKTGDAPDFGAYISRRLDELYEAYRAGKLQAGE
- a CDS encoding RHE_PE00001 family protein, producing MRYDIDGSMLQSLLPFITAAEDAMARLDERVLRSSVGEGFAERSHFFDAAGALWVAGELVHVEDLVLHDAHMDSRAPSHELTIAHSVLRTRRRIWTGEPAWALGASGLATLTATLGVGEGSTQETKRPDAEIETVEDGEDEDGPLAAELAEIDALLARSQKLLDIHTGKASAGETAAVPATRRNDDPLGLLGDDEWDEEQRLAEWRSVLPLAEALPPVLGAAILFEAWEKIEPLRRQHWLGGLLVASHLRARGKVTSHLFSFFGGLKLVRHERRRARDRATRLQAFLEAMHLGAAAGLKEIDRLTLARTQMELRFRGRRSNSSLPELADFILSRPMVSAAMIARHLRITPRGALNLVNDIGIREITGRGRYRAWGII